Proteins encoded by one window of Mustela erminea isolate mMusErm1 chromosome 7, mMusErm1.Pri, whole genome shotgun sequence:
- the SYS1 gene encoding protein SYS1 homolog isoform X4 — protein MGRIFPHSGNGSVRSAPTPPPGMGSPLQSCPSSRAGRCCYGDGLLAEARRVSSQVPGRPWVHGAAALTQAPGGGRAPRAGMAGQFRSYVWDPLLILSQIVLMQTVYYGSLGLWLALVDGLVRSSPSLDQMFDAEILGFSTPPGRLSMMSFILNALTCALGLLYFIRRGKQCLDFTVTVHFFHLLGCWFYSSRFPSALTWWLVQAVCIALMAVIGEYLCMRTELKEIPLNSAPKSNV, from the exons ATGGGCAGGATTTTCCCTCACTCTGGGAATGGGTCTGTCCGCTCCGCCCCTACCCCCCCTCCCGGAATGGGCTCGCCCCTTCAGTCCTGTCCCTCCTCCCGGGCGGGGCGGTGTTGCTATGGGGACGGCCTGCTGGCTGAGGCCCGGCGTGTGTCCTCGCAGGTGCCAGGGCGGCCCTGGGTCCATGGCGCGGCAGCGCTGACCCAGGCCCCAGGTGGCGGCCGGGCCCCGAGGGCCGGCATGGCGGGCCAGTTCCGCAGCTACGTGTGGGACCCGTTGTTGATCCTGTCGCAGATCGTCCTCATGCAGACCGTCTATTACGGCTCGCTGGGCCTGTGGCTGGCGCTGGTGGACGGGCTGGTGCGCAGCAGCCCCTCGCTGGACCAGATGTTCGACGCCGAG ATCCTGGGCTTTTCCACCCCTCCAGGCCGGCTCTCCATGATGTCCTTCATCCTCAACGCCCTCACCTG TGCCCTGGGCTTGCTGTACTTCATCCGGCGAGGGAAGCAGTGTCTGGATTTCACTGTCACTGTCCATTTCTTTCATCTCCTGGGCTGCTGGTTCTACAGCTCCCGTTTCCCCTCGGCGCTGACCTGGTGGCTGGTCCAAGCCGTGTGCATTGCACTCATGGCTGTCATCGGGGAGTACCTGTGCATGCGGACGGAGCTCAAGGAGATCCCCCTCAACTCAGCCCCTAAATCCAATGTCTAG
- the SYS1 gene encoding protein SYS1 homolog isoform X1, protein MAGQFRSYVWDPLLILSQIVLMQTVYYGSLGLWLALVDGLVRSSPSLDQMFDAEILGFSTPPGRLSMMSFILNALTCALGLLYFIRRGKQCLDFTVTVHFFHLLGCWFYSSRFPSALTWWLVQAVCIALMAVIGEYLCMRTELKEIPLNSAPKSNV, encoded by the exons ATGGCGGGCCAGTTCCGCAGCTACGTGTGGGACCCGTTGTTGATCCTGTCGCAGATCGTCCTCATGCAGACCGTCTATTACGGCTCGCTGGGCCTGTGGCTGGCGCTGGTGGACGGGCTGGTGCGCAGCAGCCCCTCGCTGGACCAGATGTTCGACGCCGAG ATCCTGGGCTTTTCCACCCCTCCAGGCCGGCTCTCCATGATGTCCTTCATCCTCAACGCCCTCACCTG TGCCCTGGGCTTGCTGTACTTCATCCGGCGAGGGAAGCAGTGTCTGGATTTCACTGTCACTGTCCATTTCTTTCATCTCCTGGGCTGCTGGTTCTACAGCTCCCGTTTCCCCTCGGCGCTGACCTGGTGGCTGGTCCAAGCCGTGTGCATTGCACTCATGGCTGTCATCGGGGAGTACCTGTGCATGCGGACGGAGCTCAAGGAGATCCCCCTCAACTCAGCCCCTAAATCCAATGTCTAG
- the SYS1 gene encoding protein SYS1 homolog isoform X2, with product MAGQFRSYVWDPLLILSQIVLMQTVYYGSLGLWLALVDGLVRSSPSLDQMFDAEILGFSTPPGRLSMMSFILNALTCWKALTSLCMLPVG from the exons ATGGCGGGCCAGTTCCGCAGCTACGTGTGGGACCCGTTGTTGATCCTGTCGCAGATCGTCCTCATGCAGACCGTCTATTACGGCTCGCTGGGCCTGTGGCTGGCGCTGGTGGACGGGCTGGTGCGCAGCAGCCCCTCGCTGGACCAGATGTTCGACGCCGAG ATCCTGGGCTTTTCCACCCCTCCAGGCCGGCTCTCCATGATGTCCTTCATCCTCAACGCCCTCACCTG CTGGAAAGCTCTTACATCACTCTGCATGCTGCCTGTGGGATAA
- the SYS1 gene encoding protein SYS1 homolog isoform X3, producing the protein MAGQFRSYVWDPLLILSQIVLMQTVYYGSLGLWLALVDGLVRSSPSLDQMFDAEILGFSTPPGRLSMMSFILNALTWS; encoded by the exons ATGGCGGGCCAGTTCCGCAGCTACGTGTGGGACCCGTTGTTGATCCTGTCGCAGATCGTCCTCATGCAGACCGTCTATTACGGCTCGCTGGGCCTGTGGCTGGCGCTGGTGGACGGGCTGGTGCGCAGCAGCCCCTCGCTGGACCAGATGTTCGACGCCGAG ATCCTGGGCTTTTCCACCCCTCCAGGCCGGCTCTCCATGATGTCCTTCATCCTCAACGCCCTCACCTG